A stretch of the Pseudomonadota bacterium genome encodes the following:
- a CDS encoding Tim44/TimA family putative adaptor protein — protein MSDGFQYFDIIFFALIAVFVILRLRSALGRRTGQERQRPSDIFSRSNEAEEQNTGKVIHLPGHGDESEDDLFEKELSDVGDREVSQPDLKQDATDDIRVGLMRIRAADPDFSPRQFVTGAKGAFEMIVEAFAAGDTATLRPLLGDDVYDQFADVIRARIAAKESVETTIVSLDSAAIDAADLKGSTARLTVRFRSQQMTVTRDENGETVEGEPESIVRVVDLWTFAHNTRSSDPTWALIETRTPD, from the coding sequence ATGTCTGACGGGTTCCAATATTTCGACATAATATTTTTCGCCTTGATCGCGGTGTTCGTGATTCTGCGGCTGCGCAGCGCACTTGGCCGGCGCACGGGGCAGGAACGTCAGCGCCCCAGCGATATCTTTTCACGTTCGAACGAAGCTGAAGAGCAAAATACCGGCAAGGTTATTCATCTGCCGGGTCATGGCGATGAATCCGAAGACGACCTGTTCGAGAAGGAATTGTCGGATGTTGGCGATCGCGAGGTATCTCAGCCCGACTTGAAACAAGACGCAACCGACGACATTCGCGTCGGCTTGATGCGCATTCGAGCCGCCGATCCGGATTTTAGCCCGCGTCAGTTCGTGACCGGCGCCAAGGGTGCTTTCGAAATGATTGTTGAAGCCTTCGCCGCCGGTGATACCGCGACATTGCGACCGCTTCTTGGCGACGATGTTTATGACCAGTTCGCCGATGTCATCCGGGCGCGCATCGCCGCCAAGGAAAGCGTCGAGACCACGATTGTTTCGCTTGATTCCGCCGCCATCGATGCTGCCGATCTGAAAGGCAGCACGGCGCGGTTGACGGTTCGCTTTCGCAGCCAGCAAATGACCGTTACCCGTGATGAAAACGGTGAGACGGTGGAAGGCGAACCCGAATCCATTGTGCGGGTGGTCGATCTGTGGACGTTTGCCCACAACACGCGCTCCAGCGATCCGACTTGGGCCTTGATCGAGACCCGTACGCCTGATTGA
- a CDS encoding MltA domain-containing protein, giving the protein MSTTVPHAGLIAWATWATFLTTLVLFTACAPLSSPKTSLEPPPVDRLHLRAASFTDLPGWDIDQQGNGLQAFLRSCDKLLRRDASASLGGAIPGSAGAWQGACEAAGARDTRDHQAARLFFEDWFQPYAVLNNGREMGLFTGYFEPELQGSLTPGEGYDIALYRRPDDLVSVSLGRFREAMAGERIAGRVVDGALLPYPTRAEIDTGALAGRSLELVWVDSAVDAFFLHIQGSGRVRLKDGGARRIAYAASNGQPYLAIGRSLVERGALTREEVTMQSIRAWLEDNPAGATAVMQENNSFVFFRWLDGKTAELGPVGAQGVPLLAGRSLAVDRKFLPLGAPLWLAAQAPDGDPSRPDQMLRRLMVTQDTGGAIRGPVRGDVFWGTGHDAGEIAGRMKHQGRYWLLLPRDLDVQALVN; this is encoded by the coding sequence TTGAGCACGACCGTGCCGCACGCCGGGTTAATCGCTTGGGCCACTTGGGCGACCTTCCTAACAACGCTCGTATTATTTACCGCCTGCGCGCCGCTCTCGAGTCCAAAAACCTCACTTGAGCCGCCGCCGGTTGATCGGCTGCACCTGCGCGCCGCATCATTCACCGATTTGCCGGGCTGGGACATCGACCAGCAGGGCAATGGCTTGCAGGCATTTCTCCGCTCCTGCGATAAGCTGCTGCGGCGTGACGCCAGCGCCAGCCTCGGAGGCGCGATCCCGGGCAGCGCCGGCGCCTGGCAGGGTGCTTGCGAAGCGGCCGGAGCGCGCGATACGCGTGATCACCAGGCCGCGCGTCTGTTTTTCGAAGATTGGTTCCAGCCCTACGCGGTGCTCAACAACGGCCGCGAAATGGGCCTGTTTACCGGCTATTTCGAGCCCGAATTGCAGGGCTCGCTGACGCCCGGAGAGGGCTATGACATCGCGCTCTACCGCCGTCCGGACGATCTGGTTTCGGTTTCACTCGGTCGTTTCCGTGAAGCCATGGCGGGCGAGCGCATTGCCGGGCGCGTCGTTGACGGTGCGCTCTTGCCCTATCCCACCCGGGCGGAGATCGACACCGGCGCGCTTGCCGGTCGAAGCCTGGAGCTGGTTTGGGTCGATAGCGCGGTCGATGCGTTTTTCCTCCATATTCAGGGCTCGGGCCGGGTCCGCCTGAAAGATGGCGGCGCGCGGCGCATCGCCTATGCCGCCAGCAATGGCCAACCCTATCTTGCTATCGGCCGCAGCCTGGTTGAACGCGGCGCCCTGACGCGGGAGGAGGTCACCATGCAGTCCATCCGCGCCTGGCTGGAAGACAATCCGGCTGGGGCGACGGCGGTGATGCAGGAAAATAATTCGTTTGTCTTCTTTCGTTGGTTAGACGGCAAGACGGCCGAGCTCGGGCCGGTGGGTGCGCAAGGCGTGCCGCTCCTGGCCGGGCGTTCGCTGGCGGTGGACCGCAAGTTCCTACCGCTTGGTGCGCCGCTTTGGTTGGCGGCACAAGCGCCGGACGGCGATCCGTCAAGGCCTGACCAAATGCTACGCCGCCTCATGGTGACCCAGGATACCGGCGGCGCCATCCGTGGCCCGGTGCGCGGCGACGTGTTTTGGGGAACCGGGCACGACGCCGGCGAAATCGCCGGGCGAATGAAACATCAGGGCCGGTATTGGCTGCTCCTGCCACGCGACCTCGACGTTCAGGCGCTGGTCAACTAA
- a CDS encoding (Fe-S)-binding protein, translating to MSEKPERGTVRVGLFVTCLVDLFRPSVGFAAVKLLEDAGCIVEAPSAQICCGQPAHNSGDSRNTRAIARQVIESFERFDAVVAPSGSCAGMIKHHYPVLFADDAAWRPRAEALAAKTFELVSFLTDELGVETVAAEFNGSVTYHDSCAGLRELGVQEQPRRLLASVHGLQLKELPGANVCCGFGGTFCIKYPEISTRMVSDKVADIADTGAGTLLAGDLGCLLNMAGRLTREGRGVETRHVAEVLAGMADGPAIGEPAGAKRRARQTG from the coding sequence ATGAGTGAAAAGCCTGAGCGCGGCACCGTCAGGGTTGGTCTGTTCGTCACCTGCTTGGTCGATCTGTTCCGCCCCAGCGTCGGCTTCGCAGCGGTCAAGCTGCTCGAGGATGCCGGCTGCATAGTCGAAGCGCCGAGTGCGCAAATCTGCTGCGGCCAACCGGCGCATAATTCGGGCGACAGCCGCAATACCAGGGCTATCGCCCGCCAAGTGATCGAATCCTTCGAAAGGTTCGATGCCGTGGTGGCGCCATCTGGCTCTTGCGCCGGCATGATCAAACATCATTATCCCGTGCTCTTCGCAGACGATGCCGCCTGGCGTCCGCGTGCCGAGGCGCTCGCTGCCAAAACATTCGAGCTGGTGTCGTTTCTCACCGATGAGTTGGGCGTGGAAACGGTGGCGGCGGAGTTCAACGGCAGCGTCACCTATCACGATTCCTGTGCCGGCCTGCGCGAACTCGGCGTGCAAGAACAGCCGCGCCGGCTGTTGGCGAGCGTCCACGGATTGCAGTTGAAGGAGCTACCGGGCGCCAATGTGTGCTGTGGCTTCGGCGGAACTTTTTGTATCAAATATCCGGAAATTTCGACCCGCATGGTCAGCGATAAAGTGGCCGATATCGCAGATACCGGCGCCGGTACATTGTTGGCCGGAGATCTCGGTTGCCTCTTGAACATGGCCGGCCGCTTGACCCGCGAAGGCCGTGGCGTAGAAACACGCCATGTTGCCGAAGTTCTCGCCGGCATGGCGGATGGGCCGGCGATCGGCGAACCCGCAGGCGCCAAGCGCCGCGCTCGGCAAACAGGTTAA